In a single window of the Littorina saxatilis isolate snail1 linkage group LG3, US_GU_Lsax_2.0, whole genome shotgun sequence genome:
- the LOC138962951 gene encoding soma ferritin-like, whose product MAVSQCRQNYHAECEAGVNRQINMELHASYCYQSMAFYFDRDDVALPGFSKFFRKSSDEEREHGEKLMTFQNQRGGRIVLQDIKKPDRDEWGSGLDAMQVALALEKSVNQSLLDLHEVSAGHNDAQMTDFLEGHYLQEQVKSIKEIADHITNLKRVGPGLGEYMYDKESLGE is encoded by the exons ATGGCTGTCAGTCAGTGCCGCCAGAATTACCATGCCGAGTGTGAGGCCGGAGTTAACCGTCAAATCAACATGGAACTCCATGCCAGCTACTGCTACCAGTCTATG GCGTTCTACTTTGACCGTGACGACGTAGCTCTGCCTGGGTTCTCCAAGTTCTTCCGCAAGTCGTCTGACGAGGAGCGTGAACATGGAGAGAAGCTGATGACCTTCCAGAACCAGCGAGGAGGTCGCATCGTTCTTCAGGACATCAAG AAGCCTGACCGCGATGAGTGGGGCAGTGGTCTGGACGCTATGCAGGTGGCCCTGGCACTGGAGAAGAGCGTCAACCAGTCGCTGCTTGACCTCCACGAGGTGTCCGCTGGACATAACGATGCTCAG ATGACGGACTTCCTGGAGGGTCACTACCTGCAGGAACAGGTCAAGTCCATCAAGGAGATCGCCGACCACATCACCAACCTCAAGCGTGTGGGACCCGGCCTGGGCGAGTACATGTACGACAAGGAGTCTCTCGGAGAGTGA
- the LOC138961280 gene encoding uncharacterized protein F54H12.2-like translates to MFYLTLPSNSSLQHYPDNNASHYYTKLPQTIDLGTDYECGLAEIQFNNSHNSRAAWRTCKETYKIIYTTPPRSDWETEEEEKEGDSSRYFWISIMALAHPQSCESVHTGLDLFSVPPTQTAVQEGMFVEYHPLATLAPGAPIEFTISGATSEYLDLSNTYLHVRAKITKADGTNLEADSPVAPVNYWLHSLFSQVDISLNDTLVTNSENTYPYRAYIEATLNYGREAKKSHLTSAMYYRDSSNHLDDTAGDANWGLKVRREQTMRSREADMMGRLHADIMHQERYMMNGVDVKIRLIPSKNIFHLMSPDPFQGFRSVITHASLFVRKVKLNPAVSLAHAKALEKGTAKYPLKRVVVKTFSIPTGNHSAVQDNLFLSQTPNRLVIGLVDSAAFNGQASRNPYHFKTQGLSFLSLYLDGKQIPGKPLTPNFEQHQYVRSFFSLMTSTGVANKDAGSYMELRDFELGYAIYSFDLSPSLLDGDQFELVKSGALRLELKFNQALPAPVMVIVYGEMDSMIEIDRSRQVLTDFAL, encoded by the exons ATGTTCTACCTGACACTCCCCAGCAACAGCTCCTTGCAGCACTACCCTGACAACAACGCGAGTCACTACTACACAAAACTACCTCAAACAATTGACCTGGGCACCGACTACGAGTGTGGGTTGGCTGAGATTCAGTTTAACAACTC GCACAACAGCCGCGCCGCCTGGAGAACCTGCAAGGAAACGTATAAAATCATCTACACCACACCGCCAAGGTCAGACTgggagacagaagaagaagagaaggagggCGACAGCAGCCGATATTTTTGGATAAGCATCATGGCCCTTGCCCACCCTCAGTCATGTGAAAGTGTACATACTGGATTGGATTTGTTTTCTGTACCCCCAACACAGACAGCTGTGCAGGAGGGAATGTTTGTAGAGTATCATCCTCTGGCTACTCTGGCCCCAGGAGCCCCTATTGAGTTTACCATCAGTGGTGCTACATCCGAGTACCTGGATCTAAGCAACACGTATCTCCATGTGCGAGCTAaaatcaccaaagcagacggaaCAAACTTGGAGGCTGACTCCCCTGTGGCTCCTGTCAACTACTGGTTGCACAGCCTGTTTTCCCAGGTGGATATCAGTCTCAATGATACCTTGGTGACCAATTCAGAGAACACCTACCCCTACCGTGCCTACATTGAAGCCACCCTCAACTATGGACGAGAAGCCAAGAAAAGTCACCTCACCAGTGCCATGTATTACCGAGATAGCTCCAACCACCTGGATGATACAGCAGGGGATGCCAACTGGGGTTTGAAGGTACGGCGTGAGCAAACCATGCGGAGCAGAGAGGCAGACATGATGGGGCGACTTCATGCTGACATCATGCACCAGGAACGCTACATGATGAACGGTGTGGACGTGAAGATCAGACTCATTCCTTCCAAGAACATCTTCCACCTGATGTCTCCTGACCCCTTTCAGGGTTTCCGCAGTGTCATCACACATGCCTCCCTGTTTGTTCGCAAAGTCAAGTTGAACCCTGCTGTGAGCCTCGCTCACGCCAAAGCGCTGGAAAAAGGTACGGCCAAGTATCCTTTGAAAAGGGTCGTTGTGAAGACTTTCTCCATTCCCACAGGCAACCACAGTGCTGTGCAGGACAACTTGTTTCTGAGTCAGACACCCAACCGCCTGGTGATTGGCTTGGTGGACAGCGCTGCTTTCAACGGTCAAGCCTCACGTAATCCCTACCACTTCAAGACACAAGGATTGTCCTTTCTCAGCCTGTACCTAGACGGAAAACAGATCCCCGGCAAACCCCTGACACCGAACTTTGAACAACACCAGTATGTGAGGTCATTCTTCAGTCTCATGACGTCTACGGGTGTCGCCAACAAAGATGCGGGGTCTTACATGGAGTTGCGTGattttgagttggggtatgctATCTACAGTTTTGACCTGAGTCCCAGTCTTCTGGATGGAGATCAGTTTGAACTGGTGAAAAGCGGTGCCCTGCGTCTGGAGCTGAAGTTCAACCAAGCCCTTCCAGCACCTGTGATGGTGattgtgtatggtgaaatgGACAGCATGATCGAGATTGATCGCTCTCGCCAGGTCCTGACTGATTTTGCACTATGA